From Paenibacillus segetis, one genomic window encodes:
- a CDS encoding GerAB/ArcD/ProY family transporter, translating into MTKDNGTVNLLGKVNISSRQFSIVVALYMVGSAILNIPAMLQIVAKQDTWMAAVLGMAVGLIILPLYIYLGKRFSQAIFTWYTERLLGKWIGKVISLLFIFTFPVLIAILTLRNIGDFMTTQIMMDTPIQAILIIIMSVVIMATRLGLEPLARAAELFFPFVILLFILFIVLVFPHVSFKFVQPMLDNGIKPVLRASLIFIAYPFLEPIVLIMIFPFVSRTDKNGKALFTGIFIGGVILVVITTLTILVLGTKTVSYAYPSFALAKTISMGNFLQRIEVIMAFMWFITIFVRLALLFYISAVGIAHTLNMKEYRFLTFPLALIMITLAIVAFPNAAYFQEFTPIWTIHAIMMGLMFPLLLWLIDLIRGGKRV; encoded by the coding sequence ATGACCAAAGATAATGGAACCGTAAATTTGTTGGGCAAGGTAAACATAAGCTCACGCCAGTTTTCCATAGTGGTAGCATTATATATGGTCGGCAGCGCCATTCTGAACATTCCAGCCATGTTACAAATCGTGGCGAAACAAGATACTTGGATGGCGGCAGTGCTAGGGATGGCCGTAGGGTTAATCATTTTGCCTTTGTACATCTATCTTGGCAAACGCTTCTCCCAAGCTATCTTTACTTGGTATACGGAGAGACTTCTCGGCAAGTGGATAGGAAAGGTAATTTCACTTTTGTTTATTTTTACGTTTCCTGTACTCATTGCTATACTTACGCTTCGTAACATCGGGGACTTCATGACAACTCAAATTATGATGGATACCCCGATCCAAGCAATTCTTATCATCATCATGAGTGTAGTGATCATGGCCACTAGACTTGGGCTCGAACCCTTAGCTCGTGCAGCAGAACTGTTTTTTCCATTTGTTATCCTTCTCTTTATTCTGTTTATTGTATTGGTTTTTCCACATGTTAGTTTTAAATTTGTACAACCCATGCTTGATAATGGAATAAAGCCCGTGCTGAGGGCTTCTCTCATATTTATCGCCTATCCCTTTCTAGAACCCATTGTTCTAATCATGATATTTCCATTTGTTTCACGCACGGATAAGAACGGAAAAGCCTTATTTACAGGCATCTTCATCGGGGGAGTGATATTGGTCGTCATTACGACGCTCACCATTTTAGTGTTGGGCACAAAGACGGTAAGCTATGCCTACCCTAGCTTTGCCTTAGCCAAAACGATCAGCATGGGGAATTTTTTACAACGGATTGAGGTTATCATGGCGTTCATGTGGTTTATCACAATCTTTGTACGGTTAGCCCTTTTATTTTATATATCCGCTGTAGGTATCGCTCATACATTGAATATGAAGGAATACCGATTCCTAACGTTCCCCTTGGCCCTTATCATGATTACCCTAGCCATTGTCGCTTTCCCAAACGCAGCTTATTTCCAAGAGTTCACCCCTATCTGGACTATCCATGCGATAATGATGGGGCTCATGTTCCCCCTTCTATTGTGGCTTATTGATCTCATAAGAGGGGGAAAAAGAGTTTAG
- a CDS encoding MarR family winged helix-turn-helix transcriptional regulator, with the protein MKNNVETEQQQIELFGGIFLLANKLQTIGDSYLKEVTTKQWFLMMIVEQFGDYHPTLSEVAKEVGSSRQNLKQIALKLQDKGLLIIEKDTKDSRILRLSLSEKSREFWGKRAEQDKDFIMGLFHELSPDEIGAMWSGFHKLYANICKLGEKYSE; encoded by the coding sequence ATGAAGAACAACGTAGAGACGGAACAACAACAAATCGAATTGTTTGGAGGGATCTTTTTACTTGCTAATAAGCTTCAAACCATTGGTGATAGCTATTTGAAGGAGGTCACAACGAAACAGTGGTTCCTAATGATGATCGTAGAGCAATTTGGTGATTATCATCCGACGTTGTCTGAAGTGGCCAAAGAGGTGGGCAGTTCAAGACAGAATTTGAAGCAGATTGCATTGAAGCTGCAAGACAAAGGATTACTAATCATCGAGAAGGATACCAAGGATAGCAGAATTCTTCGGCTGAGTTTGAGTGAGAAAAGCCGAGAATTTTGGGGGAAGAGGGCAGAGCAGGACAAAGATTTTATAATGGGCCTATTTCATGAACTAAGCCCGGATGAAATTGGAGCCATGTGGAGTGGGTTTCATAAGCTGTATGCAAATATCTGCAAATTGGGTGAGAAGTATAGTGAGTAA
- a CDS encoding CPBP family intramembrane glutamic endopeptidase translates to MLQTQSNKSSFFVKRPILFVIVVEVLLLIIVTVGGAIATIKELDYIAAIWVSFTPIALILVIYLTWKRKWGSLGFQSLSTITKQNWLYHLPLILVLITISLKGFEDLSVSKVIQFVSFTLLVGFVEETVYRGLILKAMLNVGVKAAVITSSLLFAVTHALNMISGQDLANTVVQIVYSLLIGVVLALLMVRGSNIYPLILFHFLHNLIQFLGPEATGVTYFDVIALVILVIYSIVLIKSLNKKTIKGSIAA, encoded by the coding sequence ATGCTACAAACTCAAAGTAATAAATCATCATTTTTTGTGAAACGTCCGATACTGTTCGTTATTGTTGTAGAGGTATTACTTCTTATCATCGTCACGGTAGGCGGAGCGATTGCTACAATTAAGGAACTGGATTATATCGCTGCCATTTGGGTTTCATTTACTCCAATCGCGCTTATACTCGTTATTTATTTGACCTGGAAGAGGAAGTGGGGTAGCCTCGGGTTCCAGTCACTTTCTACAATTACGAAGCAGAACTGGTTATATCATTTGCCTTTAATTTTGGTGTTGATCACGATTAGTTTGAAGGGCTTTGAAGATTTATCGGTGTCCAAGGTCATCCAATTTGTATCCTTCACCCTGTTGGTAGGGTTTGTTGAGGAGACCGTTTATCGGGGGCTTATTTTAAAAGCGATGCTGAATGTAGGTGTGAAGGCTGCCGTTATTACTTCAAGTCTGTTGTTCGCAGTCACGCATGCTTTGAATATGATCTCTGGTCAAGATCTTGCTAATACGGTCGTACAGATTGTATATTCTCTGCTAATTGGTGTAGTGTTGGCATTACTTATGGTTCGTGGCAGTAATATTTATCCGCTCATCTTGTTTCACTTCTTACATAACTTGATTCAGTTCTTAGGTCCAGAAGCTACTGGTGTGACTTACTTCGATGTGATTGCACTGGTTATCCTGGTTATCTACAGTATTGTACTAATTAAAAGTCTCAACAAGAAGACCATCAAAGGTTCCATCGCAGCATAA
- a CDS encoding Ger(x)C family spore germination protein, producing MKRKGLLLCIFMILAVFLSGCWNRKELNDLAIAVGLGIDKSGDKYRVSAQIVEPSEVAGKKGGASSPVTLYEASGYSVLEALREMTTISPRKIYTSHLRILVLGESLAREGIGEALDFLSRDPETRNDFYIVVAKDAKASDTLKVLTNIEKLPAVRLFSSLETSEKLWAPTATVKIDQLVFDLVSDGKHPILTGLKILGDPEKGQILRNIESVKSPTELEYSGLAVFKKDKLIGWLNDDEGKAYNYIDNQIKGTVGHVDCPDGGRISLKVIRSNTKVKGSVIDEQPRIDIEVNSEANIGEVQCHLDLTKAENIAEVEKWTNRKLENLIETTVKKVQDEYKVDIFGFGEVIHRSNPKAWKKLKKNWDQTFVKIPINVKVKYSIRTLGKVSNSFLEQMN from the coding sequence ATGAAACGGAAGGGACTGTTACTTTGTATTTTCATGATCTTGGCTGTATTTCTGTCCGGCTGTTGGAACCGCAAAGAATTGAACGATCTGGCTATTGCCGTTGGTCTAGGCATCGATAAATCAGGTGATAAATACCGGGTTTCAGCACAAATTGTAGAGCCAAGTGAAGTTGCCGGAAAAAAGGGGGGCGCAAGCTCACCCGTGACCTTATACGAAGCTTCAGGCTACAGCGTATTAGAGGCACTTAGGGAAATGACTACGATTAGTCCCCGTAAAATATATACTTCCCATCTACGGATCCTGGTTCTAGGTGAATCATTGGCTAGAGAAGGAATCGGAGAAGCTCTGGATTTCTTGTCTAGGGATCCTGAGACACGGAATGACTTCTATATTGTTGTAGCCAAAGACGCAAAGGCTAGTGATACGTTAAAAGTCTTGACCAACATTGAAAAGTTACCTGCCGTTAGATTGTTCTCCAGTTTAGAGACATCAGAGAAACTTTGGGCACCTACAGCAACAGTTAAAATAGATCAACTTGTGTTTGATCTAGTGAGTGACGGAAAGCACCCTATATTAACAGGACTTAAAATTCTTGGAGACCCAGAAAAGGGGCAAATCCTGAGAAATATAGAAAGCGTCAAGTCTCCTACTGAATTGGAGTACTCAGGATTAGCCGTCTTTAAAAAAGATAAGCTCATCGGTTGGTTAAATGACGACGAGGGCAAAGCCTATAACTATATCGACAATCAAATTAAAGGTACGGTTGGCCATGTGGATTGTCCCGATGGAGGAAGAATATCATTAAAGGTTATTCGCTCAAATACGAAGGTAAAAGGAAGCGTAATTGATGAACAACCTCGAATCGATATTGAAGTGAATTCGGAAGCGAATATAGGCGAGGTACAATGTCATCTCGATCTGACTAAAGCGGAAAATATTGCGGAGGTAGAAAAATGGACGAATCGTAAACTAGAAAATTTAATAGAAACAACGGTAAAAAAAGTGCAGGACGAATACAAGGTCGATATTTTCGGATTTGGTGAAGTCATTCATCGTTCCAACCCAAAAGCCTGGAAAAAGTTAAAGAAGAATTGGGATCAAACCTTTGTGAAAATTCCGATCAATGTGAAGGTTAAGTACTCCATTCGAACTCTAGGTAAGGTATCCAACTCCTTCCTGGAACAAATGAATTAA
- a CDS encoding bifunctional glycosyltransferase family 2/GtrA family protein has protein sequence MTISVLIPAYEPDERLLNLISQLRALLNVSIIVVDDGSGDRYHDIFQEVEACGCKVLRHDTNLGKGRALKTGFHYIREAGLEGHVICADSDGQHLPEDIIKIAHSLDHMGHRFVLGSRRFSGKVPLRSRFGNVVTRGIFTLSTGTKIHDTQTGLRGYSVSMLDWLCEIPGERFEYEMNMLLRAHKDGFLITEEYIDTIYLDKNKSSHFHPLVDSFRVYLPILMFSASSILSAILDFALLFLIQSLTNHLFLSVVVARMCSSICNYTMNRKYVFGMSKTSNIHHSLPRYFGLVIVVLLLNYGLLYLYHEGLAIPLFIAKLLTEASVFLFSYWVQRKYVY, from the coding sequence ATGACGATATCCGTGCTGATTCCAGCCTATGAACCTGATGAAAGATTACTTAACCTAATCTCTCAGTTAAGGGCCCTCTTGAATGTTAGTATTATTGTCGTGGATGACGGCAGTGGTGACCGATATCATGATATTTTCCAAGAGGTGGAGGCGTGTGGTTGTAAGGTCTTACGTCACGATACCAATCTTGGTAAAGGCCGCGCCCTCAAAACAGGGTTTCACTATATTCGAGAAGCAGGACTAGAAGGCCATGTAATATGTGCAGATAGCGATGGGCAACATTTGCCCGAAGATATTATAAAGATTGCCCATTCACTAGATCATATGGGCCATAGGTTTGTCCTCGGAAGCCGGCGATTTAGCGGAAAAGTACCGCTCAGGAGTCGCTTTGGCAATGTTGTTACACGCGGAATCTTCACCCTGTCAACGGGTACAAAGATACACGATACGCAAACCGGATTACGCGGATATTCAGTCTCCATGCTAGATTGGCTTTGTGAGATTCCGGGGGAACGTTTTGAATATGAAATGAACATGCTACTAAGGGCACATAAGGATGGTTTCCTCATCACTGAAGAGTATATCGATACAATTTATCTGGACAAAAATAAATCGTCACATTTCCATCCTCTTGTGGACTCTTTCAGAGTATATCTCCCTATTCTCATGTTCAGCGCCTCCTCTATCCTATCAGCAATACTGGACTTTGCCCTATTGTTCCTAATCCAAAGTCTCACAAACCATCTATTCCTATCTGTGGTGGTCGCAAGAATGTGCAGCTCCATATGTAACTATACGATGAATAGGAAATATGTATTTGGTATGAGCAAAACGTCTAACATCCACCATTCTCTACCGAGATACTTTGGTCTCGTCATCGTTGTACTTCTATTAAATTATGGACTTCTTTATCTATATCACGAAGGTCTGGCCATTCCACTCTTTATAGCCAAATTATTGACTGAGGCTTCCGTCTTCCTGTTCAGCTATTGGGTGCAGCGCAAATATGTGTATTAA
- a CDS encoding DUF6544 family protein, with protein MSKKKMLFFAIGVLIVLVIGICFFGERAMRTSYEDKVNHALSTSKVVQDIVTEEDIADLPAPVQKYLHYVGVVGKPKAHNLHMKIEGEMKRGLDKPWMKVVVDQHNFYDEFTRLFYIKGKMFGIPLTGIDSYIEGKGRMLIKLASVIKVADETGEQMNQAELVTLLNDISLLSPSALVDKRITWKTVDEQSVECSIEDKGMKVSAILYFNAEGALINFVTEDRYYTTPNGEFIKTKWSTPVKDYKTVNGVTFPTYGEGVWHLESGEFIYAKFHMKNVEYNVVK; from the coding sequence GTGAGTAAGAAGAAAATGCTATTTTTTGCGATTGGAGTACTCATTGTACTAGTAATAGGAATCTGTTTCTTTGGGGAGCGAGCTATGAGAACAAGTTATGAAGACAAGGTGAACCATGCCTTATCTACTTCAAAAGTAGTGCAGGATATTGTAACAGAAGAGGACATTGCTGATCTGCCTGCACCTGTGCAGAAATATCTACACTATGTTGGGGTAGTAGGCAAACCCAAAGCACATAATCTACATATGAAAATTGAAGGTGAAATGAAGCGAGGGTTGGATAAGCCTTGGATGAAGGTTGTCGTTGACCAGCATAATTTTTATGATGAATTTACGAGATTGTTCTATATAAAGGGGAAGATGTTCGGTATTCCACTAACTGGTATAGATTCTTATATTGAAGGTAAAGGTAGGATGTTAATTAAATTAGCATCTGTAATTAAAGTAGCTGATGAGACTGGGGAACAGATGAACCAAGCGGAACTGGTTACATTATTAAACGATATTAGCTTGTTATCGCCTTCCGCATTAGTAGATAAACGGATTACTTGGAAAACGGTAGATGAACAAAGCGTTGAGTGTTCAATCGAGGACAAGGGGATGAAGGTGTCGGCAATCCTGTACTTTAATGCGGAGGGTGCATTGATAAATTTTGTAACAGAGGATAGGTATTACACTACACCAAATGGAGAGTTCATCAAAACAAAGTGGAGTACCCCAGTCAAGGATTATAAAACGGTCAATGGCGTAACGTTTCCTACCTATGGAGAAGGCGTTTGGCATTTAGAGAGTGGGGAGTTTATTTACGCAAAGTTTCATATGAAGAATGTCGAATATAATGTTGTGAAATGA
- a CDS encoding phosphodiester glycosidase family protein has translation MMMNKTTKKLTSKKPKRKLYIISIVIILVIGSVLYGLADRYLIEHVEVVVSDEQSSAEGTSNAGVTRSSATYDDWSYTSDDIKIKIDQVQTGSGSDQITYFVADVTLQDSSNLLSAFADNSFGRNIIENTSEIASSNDAIFAINGDYYGFRNDGVIIRNGTLFRDSPVRTALALFNDGTMKSFDEEQLPSSTLLADGVTHTLSFGPTLIEDGQITQDFSHVMIDTNFGNRSIQGANPRTAIGMIAPNHYVFIVVDGRKQGYSRGMTLTELADVFADLGCTEAYNLDGGGSSTMYFMGRVVNNPLGKNQERGVSDILYIKER, from the coding sequence ATGATGATGAACAAAACGACGAAAAAATTGACGAGCAAGAAACCCAAACGAAAGCTATACATCATTTCCATTGTAATCATTCTGGTCATTGGGTCTGTACTATATGGACTCGCGGATCGCTATTTAATTGAACACGTTGAAGTCGTCGTGTCTGATGAACAGTCGTCAGCCGAAGGTACGAGCAATGCTGGTGTCACGAGGTCAAGTGCAACCTACGATGATTGGAGTTATACCAGTGATGACATCAAGATCAAGATTGATCAGGTCCAGACTGGATCCGGTTCTGATCAGATTACCTACTTTGTAGCCGACGTCACCCTCCAGGATTCAAGCAACTTACTCTCTGCATTTGCCGATAATAGCTTCGGTCGTAACATCATAGAGAACACTTCAGAGATTGCATCTAGCAATGATGCTATCTTCGCCATTAACGGTGATTACTACGGTTTCCGTAACGATGGTGTCATTATTCGGAATGGGACCTTATTCCGAGATAGTCCGGTACGAACCGCTCTGGCTCTATTCAATGACGGCACGATGAAATCTTTCGATGAGGAACAACTCCCCTCTTCTACTCTACTAGCAGATGGTGTTACCCATACTTTGTCCTTTGGACCAACACTGATCGAAGACGGTCAGATCACCCAGGACTTCAGCCATGTCATGATCGACACTAATTTTGGCAATCGCTCTATTCAAGGTGCTAATCCTAGAACCGCGATTGGAATGATCGCTCCCAATCATTATGTGTTCATCGTGGTAGATGGTCGCAAACAGGGTTACAGCCGCGGAATGACTTTAACAGAGTTGGCTGACGTTTTTGCTGATCTTGGATGTACCGAAGCTTACAATCTGGATGGCGGTGGTTCATCCACGATGTATTTCATGGGTAGGGTCGTTAATAATCCACTCGGTAAAAACCAAGAGCGAGGTGTTAGCGACATACTTTATATCAAAGAGAGGTAG
- a CDS encoding spore germination protein yields the protein MKFLNELITRTFKGNTQIKSDSTKELPKDSCKPNLQDNIQYIKTTLGNSTDLIVREIQIGPGKQIKAAIFYTDGLSDAKSVQNFIMETLLQNNVNSSLDNMRSDHQDPLQVLKERILTVGEIKDVNEFRTLFTSLLSGDVILLLDGYTQGFTIGMREWKDRGVTETSTETVIRGPKEGFTENLRTNTALIRRKIKDPNLWLETKEIGRVTKTNVAIMYIKGITKDTIVQEVHQRLDRIDIDGILESGYIEELVQDETYTPFPTIYHTERPDVIAADLLEGKVAILVDGTPIVLVVPSMFISFVQAAEDYYQRSDISSLIRMLRFISIFISLLGPSLYIAVTTFHQEMLPTQLLISLAAQREGVPFPAFIEALMMEASFEILREASIRMPKAIAQSISIVGTLVIGTAAVEAGIISAAMVIVVAITAVSSFVLPSFDLSMTIRMLRFPMMMLAASFGLFGIIIGVIAIVLHMCSLRSFGVPYMSPFAPFILEDQKDALIRMPHWTMFSRPRLISRKKNFIREQSNLPEKPQD from the coding sequence ATGAAATTTTTGAACGAATTAATCACACGAACTTTTAAAGGTAATACTCAAATAAAATCCGACTCAACTAAGGAGTTGCCTAAGGATTCGTGTAAACCAAATCTTCAGGACAATATTCAATATATAAAAACGACACTTGGAAACAGCACTGATCTTATTGTCAGAGAAATACAGATCGGACCTGGCAAACAAATCAAAGCTGCGATTTTTTATACGGATGGATTAAGCGATGCGAAGTCCGTGCAGAACTTCATTATGGAAACACTCCTGCAAAATAACGTAAATTCAAGTCTGGATAACATGCGATCGGATCATCAAGACCCCCTTCAGGTCTTAAAGGAGCGTATTCTTACCGTTGGAGAGATCAAGGATGTTAACGAATTTCGTACTTTGTTCACGTCCCTGCTATCGGGAGATGTCATTCTATTATTGGATGGATATACGCAAGGCTTCACCATTGGTATGCGTGAATGGAAAGACCGTGGTGTAACGGAAACTTCTACTGAAACCGTCATCCGGGGACCTAAAGAAGGTTTTACTGAGAATCTGCGCACCAACACCGCACTTATACGCCGAAAAATTAAGGACCCAAACCTTTGGCTAGAAACGAAAGAAATTGGAAGAGTAACCAAGACCAACGTTGCTATTATGTACATCAAGGGAATTACAAAGGACACAATCGTTCAAGAGGTTCATCAGCGATTAGATCGGATTGATATCGACGGGATACTGGAAAGTGGATATATCGAAGAATTGGTACAAGATGAAACGTACACTCCGTTTCCGACAATTTATCATACAGAACGTCCAGATGTCATTGCTGCTGATCTTTTGGAAGGTAAAGTTGCAATATTGGTGGATGGAACACCCATCGTATTGGTTGTTCCAAGTATGTTCATATCCTTTGTACAAGCCGCAGAGGATTATTATCAACGTTCGGACATCAGTTCACTTATTCGTATGCTCCGTTTTATCAGTATTTTTATTTCTCTTCTAGGCCCTTCCCTCTATATAGCTGTCACAACATTTCATCAGGAAATGTTGCCGACACAGTTGTTGATCAGTTTGGCTGCTCAACGAGAAGGAGTTCCTTTTCCTGCTTTCATTGAAGCCCTCATGATGGAAGCATCGTTTGAAATTCTGAGAGAAGCCAGTATAAGAATGCCCAAAGCAATTGCCCAATCGATATCTATCGTCGGGACACTAGTTATAGGAACAGCAGCCGTTGAGGCCGGAATTATATCCGCGGCTATGGTCATTGTCGTAGCCATTACAGCCGTTTCCAGCTTTGTGTTACCTTCTTTTGACCTGTCCATGACCATCAGAATGCTCCGATTCCCCATGATGATGCTCGCCGCTTCGTTCGGTTTGTTCGGAATTATTATTGGGGTTATTGCGATTGTCTTACATATGTGCAGCTTAAGATCATTTGGTGTTCCCTATATGAGCCCGTTCGCTCCATTTATCCTTGAGGATCAAAAGGATGCCCTTATCCGAATGCCCCATTGGACCATGTTCTCCCGCCCGCGGCTTATCAGTCGGAAGAAAAATTTCATTCGCGAGCAAAGTAATCTTCCGGAAAAGCCACAGGATTAA
- a CDS encoding GerAB/ArcD/ProY family transporter has product MLEGGKISVRQLTILVMLVTLGDSILVLPSIATFDAKQDAWISILIGMVTGLSTVYLFYKVWKLNPHLTLIQSIQQILGKWFGTLVSLLFLVYFFLSATAHVREIGDFMTIEMMQQTPTQAIQIIFICIIIMAAQLGLEVIGRTAEIFTPLIFILFFILFFFLAPEYEFERIQPILEDGIKPILHGSISCLAFPFVELVVFLMVFPYVNTPSKIKQSLLQGALIGGIILTLLTFASILVLGAEQTARSIYPSYSLARRVTIDHFLDRVESTIALLWLLTMFFKISIYFYSFILGLAQLCKLKEHRMLAFPSAVLLIALSPVITPNIAYYNRLLSKYWIYFDLTYGLLFPLLLIAVYFCRKLNKVPAQT; this is encoded by the coding sequence ATGCTCGAGGGCGGTAAGATAAGTGTTCGTCAGCTCACTATATTGGTGATGCTCGTTACCCTGGGAGACTCTATTCTGGTATTACCTTCTATAGCAACTTTCGATGCGAAGCAAGATGCATGGATATCCATTTTAATCGGAATGGTAACAGGTTTGTCTACCGTCTACTTATTCTACAAGGTATGGAAACTGAATCCCCATTTGACCTTGATTCAATCGATTCAACAGATTTTAGGTAAATGGTTTGGGACCCTCGTTTCCCTCCTGTTCCTCGTGTACTTCTTTCTATCCGCTACAGCACATGTACGGGAGATAGGGGATTTTATGACTATAGAGATGATGCAGCAGACCCCTACCCAGGCAATTCAAATCATCTTTATATGTATTATTATCATGGCAGCGCAATTGGGGCTTGAGGTCATTGGACGTACAGCCGAAATTTTCACACCGTTGATTTTCATCCTGTTTTTTATACTGTTCTTCTTCCTTGCACCTGAATATGAATTTGAGCGAATACAACCCATCCTAGAGGACGGAATAAAACCCATATTACATGGGTCCATTTCTTGTTTAGCTTTCCCTTTTGTAGAGCTCGTAGTTTTCTTGATGGTATTCCCCTATGTGAACACTCCATCAAAGATTAAGCAGAGCTTGCTACAAGGTGCTCTAATAGGGGGAATCATCTTAACTCTTCTTACGTTTGCTTCCATTCTTGTACTAGGTGCCGAACAGACTGCCCGAAGTATATATCCCAGCTATTCTTTAGCAAGAAGGGTGACTATCGATCACTTTCTCGATAGAGTCGAATCCACCATAGCTCTGTTGTGGTTGCTTACCATGTTTTTTAAGATATCTATATATTTCTATAGTTTCATTCTAGGATTGGCACAATTGTGCAAATTAAAAGAACACCGGATGTTGGCCTTCCCTTCAGCTGTGCTTCTTATCGCGCTTTCTCCAGTCATCACCCCAAACATCGCCTATTACAATAGGCTGCTATCAAAATATTGGATATATTTTGATCTTACTTATGGCTTACTCTTCCCTTTGTTATTAATCGCCGTATATTTTTGTCGCAAGTTAAATAAAGTACCTGCTCAAACTTGA
- a CDS encoding AraC family transcriptional regulator — MQSRIDITFTSETLPRHLDLNLLFFGKEECLPGHAWGPGLRDSYLIHYIHSGSGVFGSGEEIQSLKAGQGFLIPPDTIVHYQANEHDPWTYSWIGFSGLHAKSFMQRANLGPAHLIFDTGQNSSHFDSFYDDLLDARSQRSGDVLSQSILYRLMAELISGSEVPNLEPKTSPSKEAYIRQAIKFMENNYSQKITILDIATYVGLDRTYLSSLFKAKFGISLQSFLLEYRMNRAAELLHNPELSVSDISRSVGYTDPFLFSKMFKKVTGSSPRNSRDLKPTE, encoded by the coding sequence TTGCAATCTCGAATTGATATCACCTTCACTAGTGAAACCTTACCCCGTCATTTGGATCTTAATCTACTATTTTTCGGTAAGGAGGAGTGTCTGCCTGGACATGCCTGGGGGCCCGGCTTGCGCGATTCCTACCTTATTCATTACATCCATAGTGGAAGTGGTGTCTTTGGTAGCGGTGAAGAAATTCAATCCCTAAAGGCTGGGCAAGGATTTCTTATCCCTCCAGATACCATTGTCCATTACCAAGCAAATGAGCATGATCCTTGGACCTATTCATGGATTGGTTTCAGCGGTCTACATGCCAAATCCTTCATGCAGCGTGCAAATTTAGGGCCTGCTCATCTCATCTTTGATACAGGTCAGAACAGCTCTCATTTCGACTCATTTTATGACGATCTGCTGGATGCTCGCTCCCAGCGAAGCGGTGATGTATTAAGTCAAAGTATTCTCTATCGACTGATGGCTGAATTAATCTCTGGCTCAGAGGTGCCAAACCTGGAACCCAAGACCTCCCCGTCCAAAGAGGCTTACATTAGACAGGCAATCAAATTTATGGAGAACAACTACAGTCAAAAGATCACGATTCTAGACATCGCGACTTATGTTGGTCTGGACCGGACGTACTTGTCTAGCCTGTTCAAAGCGAAGTTCGGTATATCACTACAATCCTTTCTGTTAGAATACCGCATGAACCGAGCTGCCGAATTACTCCATAATCCAGAGCTGTCCGTCAGCGATATTTCCCGTTCTGTCGGTTATACCGATCCATTCCTCTTCTCTAAAATGTTCAAGAAAGTCACCGGCAGTTCACCTAGAAACTCCCGCGATCTGAAACCGACTGAATAA
- a CDS encoding PadR family transcriptional regulator: protein MLEYVILGLLMEQPMSGYDIKKTIDSTVGFFLKASYGSLYPALKRLTEKGHLSVIETENSKNKKIYTLLPSGKELFLNWLAEPLETPRNELLGRIFFYDHLDETTREQRLTEYLYKLEQEIKGVGMVQQIVSQELAVLPNPQDYYYRVSVLYNGLNQLTMVKEWINNIKERNDLNATNSK from the coding sequence ATGCTGGAATACGTAATTTTAGGTCTGCTGATGGAACAACCGATGAGCGGATATGACATCAAGAAAACGATAGATAGTACGGTTGGATTTTTTCTCAAGGCGAGCTATGGCAGTCTGTACCCGGCTTTGAAGAGATTAACGGAGAAAGGCCACTTGTCTGTAATAGAGACAGAGAATAGTAAGAACAAGAAGATATATACCTTGCTACCGAGTGGGAAAGAGTTGTTCTTGAACTGGTTAGCGGAGCCTTTAGAGACACCCCGTAATGAGCTGCTTGGTAGAATTTTTTTCTATGATCATTTGGATGAAACTACTCGTGAGCAGCGTTTAACCGAATACCTCTACAAACTGGAGCAAGAGATTAAAGGGGTAGGAATGGTACAGCAAATCGTTTCACAAGAGCTAGCGGTACTTCCGAATCCGCAGGACTATTATTACCGGGTGTCCGTTTTGTACAACGGATTAAACCAACTTACCATGGTAAAAGAATGGATCAACAACATTAAAGAGAGGAATGATTTGAATGCTACAAACTCAAAGTAA